A single Marinobacter sp. es.042 DNA region contains:
- a CDS encoding PHA/PHB synthase family protein — translation MADKPIKKQSTPDFEPNVVSRSLARVGVHGGHLLKRSIMRRLRGGPPNPASVGSMTRPFVTLTGKLATQPDTLLFAQMRLLKDTSLFWSGILASGIGKKPLTVAEPEPGDGRFRDQAWNDVIAFNALKQAYLLSSRWVMDTIDDVRDLDDHDRRKVRFFTSQMTDALAPSNFILSNPEVLRTTVKTRGKNLLRGLANLLRDLDEGKGPMPFRMSDPDAFEVGDNLANTPGDVVFQNDLMQLIQYRPTTETVHRRPLLVIPPWINKYYILDLGEKKSFIRYWVEQGHTVFVVSWVNPGPELAHKTFEDYMLEGPVAAMDAIEQATGEREINTVGYCIGGTLLGCTLAWLAARGDDRVKSATFLNSMMDFSEVGDLEVFIDEDSIAKIEKAMNKQGYLEGASMATAFNMLRANSLIWSFFVNNYLLGRDTAPFDLLYWNSDATRMPAAMHSFYLRNMYLNNRLREPGGITLAGTPIDLRKVKAPAYFASAIEDHIAPWISCYKGARNLGGPLRFVLGGSGHIAGIINPPEKKKYGYRLNEDNPANPEEWLKGAEQFEGSWWPDWVAWAEQFGGGEVKARIPGEGNLPVIEPAPGAYLRNEPAPPAPVARKPRQPSKRKSASDKPKARSPEKVTH, via the coding sequence ATGGCTGACAAACCAATAAAAAAGCAATCAACGCCTGACTTCGAACCCAATGTGGTAAGCCGCTCTCTGGCGCGAGTGGGTGTCCATGGTGGTCACCTGCTCAAGCGCTCCATAATGCGGCGTTTGCGCGGTGGCCCACCCAATCCGGCCAGCGTAGGCAGCATGACCAGGCCCTTCGTGACGCTGACCGGCAAGCTTGCTACCCAGCCAGACACGCTTCTGTTTGCACAGATGCGGCTGCTCAAAGACACCAGTCTGTTCTGGTCTGGCATTCTGGCCAGCGGTATTGGCAAGAAACCGTTGACCGTAGCCGAACCCGAGCCTGGCGACGGTCGCTTCCGTGACCAGGCCTGGAACGACGTCATCGCCTTCAACGCCCTCAAGCAGGCGTATTTACTGTCAAGTCGCTGGGTTATGGACACCATCGACGATGTCCGGGATCTGGATGATCACGATAGACGGAAAGTCCGTTTTTTCACCAGCCAGATGACCGACGCCCTCGCACCCAGCAACTTCATTCTGAGCAATCCGGAAGTGTTGCGCACAACCGTCAAGACACGAGGCAAGAACCTCCTGCGAGGCCTCGCCAACCTGCTGCGTGATCTGGACGAGGGCAAGGGCCCGATGCCTTTCCGCATGTCCGATCCGGATGCGTTTGAAGTGGGCGACAATCTGGCCAACACACCTGGCGACGTGGTGTTCCAGAACGACCTGATGCAACTCATCCAATACCGGCCGACCACCGAGACCGTCCATCGCCGGCCCTTACTGGTGATACCGCCCTGGATCAACAAGTATTACATCCTCGATCTTGGCGAGAAAAAATCCTTCATCCGTTATTGGGTGGAACAGGGCCACACCGTGTTTGTGGTTTCCTGGGTAAATCCCGGCCCGGAGTTGGCACACAAGACCTTTGAAGACTACATGCTCGAAGGTCCGGTCGCCGCGATGGATGCCATTGAACAGGCAACCGGTGAGCGAGAAATCAACACGGTGGGATACTGCATTGGTGGCACCCTGCTTGGTTGCACACTGGCCTGGCTGGCGGCTCGCGGGGATGATCGCGTAAAAAGCGCGACGTTTCTCAACAGCATGATGGATTTCTCGGAAGTCGGCGATCTCGAAGTCTTCATCGACGAGGACTCTATTGCCAAAATCGAGAAGGCCATGAACAAACAGGGCTATCTTGAAGGCGCTTCCATGGCAACGGCCTTCAACATGCTGCGGGCCAACAGTCTGATATGGTCTTTTTTCGTCAATAATTACCTTCTCGGCCGCGACACTGCGCCCTTTGACCTGTTGTACTGGAACTCGGACGCCACCCGCATGCCAGCGGCCATGCACAGCTTTTACCTCCGCAATATGTACCTGAACAACCGGCTGCGTGAGCCCGGGGGTATTACACTGGCGGGTACACCGATCGATTTGAGAAAGGTGAAGGCCCCCGCCTACTTTGCATCTGCGATTGAGGACCACATCGCACCCTGGATCTCCTGCTACAAAGGCGCACGTAACCTGGGCGGCCCGTTGCGTTTTGTCCTCGGCGGTTCAGGGCACATTGCCGGCATCATCAATCCGCCCGAGAAAAAGAAGTACGGTTATCGCCTCAACGAAGACAACCCGGCCAATCCAGAGGAATGGCTGAAAGGTGCCGAGCAGTTTGAAGGTTCCTGGTGGCCAGATTGGGTGGCTTGGGCCGAGCAGTTCGGTGGCGGTGAGGTTAAGGCTCGCATTCCGGGAGAGGGCAATCTGCCGGTGATTGAACCGGCGCCCGGGGCTTACTTGCGCAACGAGCCGGCACCGCCAGCCCCGGTAGCCAGGAAACCAAGGCAACCGTCAAAAAGGAAATCGGCTTCCGATAAGCCGAAAGCGAGATCTCCCGAAAAAGTTACCCACTAA
- the fabG gene encoding 3-oxoacyl-[acyl-carrier-protein] reductase, with translation MQDLKGKVALVTGASRGIGRHIALQLAQRGADVAINYRSRQSEGEEVAKEIEATGVRALSFKADLSKMPEARSLVRQVQEQWGRIDILVNNAGITKDKSMKKLTDDDWNDVLDTNLGSVYATCSEVLKIMMDQKYGRIINITSFVGQAGNFGQANYAASKGGIIAFTKTLALEMAKYNITVNAIAPGFTETEMLAQVPENIREQIIARVPMGRFGKPEEIARAVVFLAAEGDYITGQQINVNGGVYM, from the coding sequence ATGCAAGACCTCAAGGGCAAGGTCGCCCTCGTAACCGGTGCCTCACGCGGCATCGGTCGTCACATCGCACTGCAACTTGCCCAACGCGGTGCCGACGTCGCCATCAATTACCGTTCACGCCAGTCTGAAGGCGAAGAAGTCGCCAAAGAAATTGAGGCAACCGGCGTACGGGCACTCTCCTTCAAAGCAGACCTGTCAAAAATGCCGGAAGCGCGCAGCCTGGTTCGCCAGGTTCAGGAACAGTGGGGCCGCATCGATATCCTCGTGAACAACGCCGGCATCACCAAAGACAAGTCCATGAAGAAGCTTACCGACGATGATTGGAACGACGTTCTCGACACCAATCTGGGCAGCGTCTACGCCACATGCTCCGAAGTGTTGAAGATCATGATGGATCAGAAATACGGTCGCATCATCAACATCACGTCTTTCGTCGGGCAGGCGGGCAACTTCGGGCAAGCCAACTATGCGGCCAGCAAGGGGGGCATTATTGCGTTTACCAAGACCCTGGCACTGGAAATGGCAAAGTACAACATCACGGTCAATGCCATTGCCCCGGGCTTCACTGAAACCGAAATGCTGGCCCAGGTCCCGGAAAATATCCGTGAACAGATCATTGCCAGGGTTCCGATGGGTCGTTTTGGCAAGCCGGAGGAAATTGCCCGCGCCGTGGTCTTCCTGGCCGCAGAAGGCGATTACATCACCGGCCAGCAGATCAACGTTAACGGCGGCGTTTACATGTAA
- a CDS encoding polyhydroxyalkanoate depolymerase produces MMYFAHEMSRAALMPLRMMTDAQSKLLRHPLSPLSRLPGARSIASAYGVFGDLTRRYPKPAFNLHTTVCDGEEVDISEVIVKRKPFAQLKHFQRSVSRPDDPKLLIVAPLSGHFASLLRGTVKEMLPDHDVYITDWRDACRVPLSAGDFGLDDYIDYVIDFIEELGPDTHVLAVCQPVVPVLAATAIMAEDNNPATPRSLALMSGPIDGRVDPTAPCELATKHNLAWFRRNLVHPVPAPYPGAMRKVYPGFLQLTGFVNMNFDRHVDAYRGLFKSMRNKEVEKIRRHREFYDEYLAVMDLPATYYLDTIQRVFQEFHLARGCFMHRGRKVNPAAIENTALMTIEGEKDDISSPGQTRAAHDLCVNIPDARRLHHLQKGVGHYGVFNGSQWRESIAPRLKTFIREA; encoded by the coding sequence ATGATGTATTTTGCCCATGAAATGAGCCGTGCCGCGCTGATGCCCTTGCGCATGATGACAGACGCACAGAGCAAATTGCTCAGGCATCCTCTCAGCCCTTTGTCCCGCTTACCTGGCGCTCGCAGTATTGCTTCCGCCTACGGCGTGTTCGGCGACCTGACCCGACGCTACCCGAAACCGGCCTTCAATCTGCACACAACGGTGTGCGATGGGGAGGAGGTCGACATCAGTGAAGTCATCGTCAAACGCAAACCCTTTGCCCAGCTCAAGCATTTCCAGCGCAGCGTATCTCGCCCCGATGACCCGAAACTCCTGATCGTTGCGCCCTTGTCCGGGCACTTTGCCTCACTGCTGCGCGGCACTGTGAAGGAAATGCTGCCAGACCACGACGTCTACATCACCGACTGGCGTGATGCCTGCAGGGTTCCTCTCTCCGCGGGCGACTTTGGGCTGGACGACTATATCGACTACGTGATCGATTTCATTGAAGAGCTTGGGCCGGACACTCATGTATTGGCGGTTTGCCAACCAGTCGTGCCAGTGCTCGCTGCTACCGCCATCATGGCCGAGGATAATAACCCCGCGACACCACGCTCACTCGCCCTGATGAGCGGCCCCATAGATGGACGCGTCGACCCCACCGCGCCATGCGAGTTGGCCACTAAACACAATCTGGCGTGGTTCCGGCGCAATCTGGTTCACCCTGTGCCCGCGCCTTATCCGGGAGCCATGCGGAAAGTCTATCCCGGCTTTCTGCAGCTGACCGGTTTCGTGAACATGAACTTCGACCGCCACGTTGACGCCTACCGGGGCCTGTTCAAGTCCATGCGGAATAAGGAAGTCGAGAAAATCAGGCGCCATCGTGAGTTCTACGACGAGTACCTCGCTGTCATGGATCTGCCGGCCACTTACTACCTCGACACTATCCAACGTGTCTTTCAGGAGTTCCACCTTGCCCGGGGTTGCTTCATGCACCGGGGCCGAAAAGTGAACCCGGCCGCCATTGAAAACACGGCATTGATGACAATCGAAGGCGAGAAAGATGACATTTCCAGTCCAGGACAGACCCGGGCCGCCCACGACCTGTGCGTGAACATCCCGGATGCCAGGCGTCTGCACCATCTGCAAAAGGGGGTTGGCCACTACGGCGTCTTCAACGGCAGCCAATGGCGCGAATCCATTGCGCCTCGGCTCAAGACGTTCATACGGGAAGCGTGA
- a CDS encoding 2OG-Fe(II) oxygenase — protein sequence MPAKVKTRILFHSRRLNIYLVRYPEGHKVGPHVDMVSEGRLYKLNWVLAKPKAGGEFICDKNIFNLFGRLYLFRPDLYEHRVSKIERGNRWLLSFALTSGLHNSSRTVS from the coding sequence ATGCCTGCAAAAGTAAAAACCCGGATTCTCTTTCATTCCAGACGCCTGAATATATACCTGGTCCGATATCCAGAAGGCCACAAGGTAGGGCCGCACGTGGACATGGTTTCCGAGGGCCGGCTCTACAAACTCAATTGGGTTCTGGCGAAACCCAAAGCCGGTGGCGAATTCATCTGCGACAAGAATATTTTCAACCTTTTTGGAAGATTGTATCTGTTTCGCCCGGATCTCTATGAGCATCGGGTATCAAAGATCGAGCGCGGAAATCGATGGCTGTTGAGTTTTGCGTTGACTTCCGGACTCCATAACTCAAGCAGGACAGTATCATGA
- the mtgA gene encoding monofunctional biosynthetic peptidoglycan transglycosylase: protein MARASGGRKLLRWFLLLCAGAIVLVLLVVLMFRFVNPPTSAFMLGYQLQGANKSLAHEWVPMREISPWMPLAVVASEDQRFPHHIGVDFEAVRQALSEYRAGDGLRGASTITQQTAKNLFLWNGRSFIRKAIEAGLALVIDGLWSKQRVLEVYLNIAEFGPGIYGVEAASQAYFGKPARHLTEYQAALLAAVLPNPKVLRVNSPSSYVMERVAWIRGQIAQLGAGYLRDL from the coding sequence ATGGCCAGAGCATCAGGTGGTCGCAAGCTTTTGCGATGGTTTTTGCTGCTATGCGCTGGCGCTATCGTGCTGGTGCTGTTGGTGGTTCTGATGTTCCGGTTCGTAAATCCACCCACCTCGGCCTTCATGCTGGGTTATCAGCTTCAGGGCGCGAACAAATCCCTCGCCCACGAATGGGTGCCCATGCGCGAGATCTCTCCCTGGATGCCGCTGGCGGTGGTTGCCAGCGAGGACCAGCGATTCCCGCACCATATCGGCGTGGATTTTGAGGCGGTTCGCCAGGCGCTCTCGGAGTATCGCGCCGGCGACGGGCTTCGAGGAGCCAGTACCATCACCCAGCAAACGGCCAAGAACCTCTTTCTCTGGAACGGTCGCAGTTTCATTCGCAAGGCCATCGAGGCGGGGTTGGCGCTTGTAATAGACGGCCTCTGGTCAAAACAGCGGGTACTGGAAGTTTATCTGAATATTGCCGAGTTTGGCCCCGGAATTTATGGCGTTGAAGCCGCCAGCCAGGCCTACTTCGGCAAGCCTGCCCGTCACCTTACCGAGTACCAGGCCGCGCTGCTCGCGGCCGTACTCCCGAATCCGAAAGTCCTGCGGGTCAATTCGCCATCGTCGTATGTTATGGAGCGAGTGGCCTGGATTCGGGGCCAGATTGCACAGCTGGGTGCTGGATACCTGCGAGATCTCTAG
- a CDS encoding NADAR family protein, which yields MSLFPDDNGENDLFMSRTDPENPLGTHAPYSFELEGKIWPTVEHYFQGMKFTDDNRQEKVRNADTPGKAGKLGRKRHKSLRRDWKQVRETVMTRGIYVRCRTHPELAEALLDTGDTKIVENSNFDYFWGCGRDRRGENRYGKVLMNVRAKLREEQESAS from the coding sequence ATGTCTCTCTTCCCCGACGACAACGGCGAGAACGATCTGTTCATGTCACGAACCGACCCGGAAAACCCGCTGGGCACCCATGCCCCCTACAGTTTCGAGTTGGAAGGCAAGATCTGGCCAACCGTGGAACACTATTTCCAGGGAATGAAGTTCACCGACGACAACCGCCAGGAAAAGGTGCGCAACGCCGATACTCCCGGTAAGGCAGGAAAGCTTGGGCGCAAGCGCCACAAGAGCCTGCGTCGGGATTGGAAACAGGTGCGCGAAACCGTTATGACGCGGGGGATCTACGTGCGTTGCCGAACCCACCCCGAGCTGGCGGAGGCTCTGCTGGATACCGGCGATACGAAAATTGTTGAAAACAGTAATTTCGATTATTTCTGGGGTTGTGGCCGGGATCGGCGGGGTGAAAACCGGTACGGGAAAGTGTTGATGAATGTGCGGGCGAAGTTGCGGGAAGAGCAAGAATCCGCGAGCTGA
- a CDS encoding diguanylate cyclase has translation MAFATHQARTVTEILVLNVYRQPALFPLVVGLLYYLGAWVGVHYAALESGIVVLWPPNAVLLAALLSQPRSRWWLFVLVVMAAEVAADISVFSLFHALLFGTINIAECVLAASLIRWFLDRNLDWSEPKDLSLFLITVFFIASPLAALGGASIYFFLLERDTPFLTLWRLWWVGDATGLIILTPFLHMIFSSGLLKQAVNSNWRVRLELVAAWVIGLIVCYLIFMFDLASEDYLALSPLAVVVAPAWVAVRFGPFAGYPLATAVAMFVAFASASGVGPFVGEPQDHSALLTQEFIIIFTVLLLFVAAFVDQNRRKSGELKKALVKVQHLNQELEERVQQRTQELSDANQQLQALALTDELTGIPNRRRMRVLGEEEARRSERSGRPFSVMLMDIDHFKQVNDQHGHAVGDECLKAFVRAISPSLRSIDRFGRWGGEEFMIVVPDSDHVDLLSLSEKVLECTRDIVVDVDNQKVGFTVSIGVAEWHHATFDKLVSEADDALYRAKAKGRDRVEINLRGLRVTE, from the coding sequence TTGGCTTTTGCAACCCATCAAGCACGGACGGTAACCGAGATTCTGGTCTTGAACGTTTATCGTCAACCAGCCTTATTTCCGCTTGTTGTGGGCCTGCTCTACTATCTGGGTGCCTGGGTTGGTGTTCATTATGCTGCTCTGGAGAGCGGTATCGTGGTGCTTTGGCCGCCGAACGCCGTACTGCTCGCAGCGCTGCTGAGTCAGCCGAGGAGCCGCTGGTGGCTATTTGTCCTTGTTGTTATGGCTGCAGAGGTTGCGGCCGATATCTCGGTATTTTCTCTATTCCACGCGCTGCTATTCGGCACTATCAACATCGCCGAGTGCGTGCTTGCCGCCAGCCTGATTCGGTGGTTTCTTGATCGAAATCTCGATTGGAGTGAGCCCAAGGACCTGAGTCTCTTTCTGATTACCGTCTTTTTTATTGCGTCGCCTCTCGCCGCACTCGGTGGGGCGTCGATCTACTTTTTCCTGCTGGAAAGAGATACTCCCTTTCTGACGTTGTGGCGGCTTTGGTGGGTCGGAGACGCGACCGGCTTAATCATCTTGACGCCTTTTCTGCACATGATTTTCAGTTCGGGCCTTTTGAAACAAGCGGTCAACAGTAACTGGCGTGTACGTCTGGAACTTGTTGCCGCGTGGGTAATCGGCCTCATAGTCTGTTACCTGATTTTTATGTTTGACCTGGCTTCGGAGGATTACCTGGCGCTGTCCCCTCTGGCAGTTGTCGTGGCGCCCGCATGGGTTGCTGTCCGTTTTGGGCCGTTCGCCGGTTACCCTCTGGCTACAGCCGTGGCAATGTTCGTTGCTTTTGCCTCTGCTTCGGGAGTTGGCCCTTTTGTTGGTGAACCACAGGACCACAGCGCCTTATTGACTCAGGAATTTATTATCATTTTTACCGTCCTATTGCTTTTCGTCGCTGCCTTCGTGGACCAGAACCGTCGAAAATCTGGCGAGCTCAAAAAAGCTCTGGTAAAAGTCCAGCACCTGAACCAAGAACTGGAAGAAAGAGTCCAGCAGCGCACTCAGGAGCTATCCGATGCTAATCAACAACTCCAGGCACTTGCACTTACAGACGAACTGACGGGCATCCCCAACCGACGACGGATGCGAGTGCTGGGGGAAGAAGAGGCAAGGCGCAGCGAACGATCGGGCAGGCCTTTCAGCGTGATGCTGATGGATATCGATCACTTCAAGCAGGTTAATGACCAGCACGGGCACGCGGTTGGTGATGAATGCCTCAAAGCCTTTGTCCGAGCCATTTCACCTTCTCTGAGATCTATTGATCGCTTTGGGCGCTGGGGTGGAGAAGAGTTCATGATTGTCGTGCCGGATTCCGATCATGTGGATCTTCTTAGCCTCAGTGAAAAAGTGCTCGAATGCACGCGGGATATCGTGGTTGACGTCGATAATCAGAAAGTAGGCTTTACAGTATCGATCGGTGTTGCCGAGTGGCACCACGCCACCTTTGATAAACTGGTGTCGGAGGCCGACGATGCTCTCTACCGGGCAAAAGCAAAAGGCAGGGATCGCGTAGAGATCAACTTGCGGGGCCTCCGTGTGACCGAGTAG
- the tenA gene encoding thiaminase II has product MPYQFDDLKRSCQSEWQAYIQHDFVQQLGDASLEPEAFQHYLKQDYLFLIQFARAFALAAYKSPTLSDLRQAKDGLQAILDVELDLHVSFCKEWGISEQELAELPEARATLAYTRYVLDTGNRGDLLDLHVALSPCMVGYGEIANWLNSRAETIRGDSNPYDAWIAMYESEEFQEAMQAEIEWLNERLAHVSPARFKELSRIFSDATRLEIDFWEMGLNLST; this is encoded by the coding sequence ATGCCTTACCAGTTTGACGATCTGAAACGAAGCTGCCAGTCCGAGTGGCAGGCGTACATCCAGCACGACTTCGTGCAGCAATTGGGTGATGCGTCGCTGGAGCCCGAAGCGTTCCAGCATTACCTCAAGCAGGACTACCTGTTCCTGATCCAGTTCGCGCGTGCCTTTGCGCTGGCCGCCTATAAAAGCCCGACACTGTCGGACCTCCGCCAGGCCAAGGACGGTTTGCAGGCCATCCTGGATGTGGAACTGGATCTGCATGTCAGCTTCTGCAAGGAATGGGGTATTTCCGAACAAGAGCTGGCCGAACTGCCGGAAGCCCGGGCCACACTGGCCTACACACGTTACGTTCTGGATACCGGCAACCGCGGCGACCTTCTGGATCTGCACGTCGCCCTGTCACCATGCATGGTGGGATACGGTGAAATCGCCAACTGGCTTAACAGCCGAGCGGAGACTATCCGAGGCGACAGCAATCCCTATGACGCCTGGATAGCGATGTATGAAAGCGAGGAGTTCCAGGAAGCCATGCAGGCCGAGATTGAGTGGCTCAACGAGCGACTGGCCCATGTCTCCCCTGCCCGCTTCAAAGAGCTGAGCCGGATTTTTAGCGACGCCACCCGGCTTGAGATTGACTTCTGGGAAATGGGCCTGAATCTTAGCACCTAG
- a CDS encoding penicillin-binding protein, with protein MVDEDTLTALKTAFTFMPQPVEINRFEYGDDADRILSQVNFVREVLTRHGIDPEEVAGEINPDSSPNSCY; from the coding sequence ATGGTCGATGAAGATACACTCACCGCTCTGAAAACCGCCTTCACCTTCATGCCCCAGCCGGTCGAGATCAACCGGTTTGAATACGGGGATGACGCTGACAGAATTCTCTCTCAGGTGAACTTTGTGCGGGAAGTGCTGACCCGTCACGGCATTGACCCGGAAGAAGTCGCCGGCGAAATCAATCCGGACTCATCCCCCAATTCGTGCTACTGA
- a CDS encoding DMT family transporter, with protein sequence MRIVNAPIRLPNILSIIAALVAVVLWAVAPLLVDAARSIPPFQLTTIALISGALAVLPMSFRGREARKSVKVSWQWKLVIFGLVPLLVLGAVGAYLAGLGMAPTAEASLITYTWPVMFILISQWAFHRRIALPVIAGALIAFSGAALLLGPEALNNGFSGNLTGYGLALVAGGCWALYSWICQATPVAVAPVMPGLFLLAGAGAAAADTVSGSAAVVPSGTALAAGVALGLGPYGLAMVAWDLALRKGPTALVGSLAYAVPVLAALFLVLAGIAAPDWRLPLAAVLVVLGSLVASSRRKA encoded by the coding sequence ATGAGGATTGTCAACGCGCCCATACGTTTGCCCAACATCCTGAGCATCATCGCGGCTCTGGTTGCCGTCGTTCTTTGGGCTGTTGCCCCTTTGCTGGTCGATGCAGCGCGTTCCATCCCGCCCTTTCAGCTTACGACCATCGCCCTGATCAGTGGCGCACTGGCCGTGCTGCCCATGAGTTTCCGGGGCCGCGAAGCGCGTAAATCTGTGAAAGTGTCCTGGCAATGGAAACTGGTGATTTTCGGCCTTGTGCCTTTGCTGGTTCTGGGGGCGGTCGGCGCCTACCTGGCCGGGCTTGGCATGGCACCCACCGCAGAGGCGTCATTGATCACCTATACCTGGCCGGTCATGTTCATCCTGATCAGCCAGTGGGCCTTTCATCGGCGGATCGCCCTCCCGGTTATTGCGGGGGCACTGATTGCCTTTTCCGGCGCGGCTTTGCTGCTGGGCCCGGAGGCCCTGAATAATGGTTTCTCGGGCAATCTGACGGGTTACGGGCTAGCTCTTGTGGCCGGGGGATGCTGGGCGCTGTATTCATGGATCTGCCAGGCCACACCTGTTGCTGTAGCTCCTGTCATGCCCGGGCTGTTCCTTCTCGCCGGTGCCGGGGCAGCGGCCGCGGATACCGTTTCCGGCTCTGCCGCCGTGGTGCCGTCAGGAACGGCTCTCGCCGCAGGCGTCGCCCTCGGTCTGGGGCCATACGGGCTGGCCATGGTGGCCTGGGACCTGGCTCTCCGGAAGGGGCCCACAGCCCTGGTGGGCAGTCTCGCCTACGCGGTACCAGTGCTGGCGGCCCTTTTCCTGGTGCTCGCCGGAATTGCAGCGCCGGACTGGCGGCTGCCCCTGGCAGCAGTACTTGTGGTGCTGGGCTCACTGGTGGCATCAAGCCGCAGGAAAGCTTGA
- a CDS encoding LysR substrate-binding domain-containing protein, which translates to MRPRILDLNVLQTLVAIADTGTVTAAADRLAYTQSTVSMQLHRLEALLEVSLHEREGRSIRFTAEGEQLIGYARKMLALNNEALDSLRQRQVSGQLSLGIPEDYAFLLTSVLSHFSQLFPAVQLQVICGSSVRLLEQVQAGELDLAVVTRQTRSPGGEVIRREPLVWAVGAEKQPSLTDPIPLALYSPGADVFREVAEQALFSAGRQWRLAYSSQSMTGLMPVVVAGLAVVPVTRDMLTPQLRVLDERSGMPALQSIEMALHRPSGRPTEPARQMAELIREHLAGDG; encoded by the coding sequence TTGCGTCCCCGTATTCTGGATCTGAACGTGCTGCAAACACTGGTGGCCATTGCCGACACGGGAACGGTAACCGCGGCGGCTGACCGGCTTGCCTATACCCAGTCAACCGTCAGCATGCAGTTGCATCGCCTGGAAGCCCTGTTGGAGGTGTCCCTTCACGAGCGAGAGGGCCGGAGTATTCGGTTTACCGCGGAGGGCGAGCAACTGATCGGTTACGCCCGGAAGATGCTGGCCCTTAACAACGAGGCACTGGATTCGCTCAGGCAGCGGCAGGTATCGGGGCAGCTGAGCCTGGGTATCCCGGAAGACTATGCGTTTCTGCTGACCTCCGTTCTCTCCCATTTCAGCCAGCTGTTCCCGGCGGTTCAGCTGCAGGTTATCTGCGGATCAAGCGTCAGGCTGCTGGAGCAGGTGCAGGCTGGTGAGCTGGACCTGGCGGTTGTGACCCGTCAGACCCGCTCTCCCGGGGGCGAAGTGATTCGCCGGGAGCCACTGGTGTGGGCGGTTGGCGCCGAGAAACAGCCGTCCCTGACAGATCCCATTCCTCTCGCGCTTTACTCGCCGGGCGCTGATGTGTTCAGAGAGGTGGCAGAACAGGCGCTGTTTTCTGCGGGTCGGCAATGGCGCCTGGCATACTCAAGCCAGTCGATGACAGGATTGATGCCCGTTGTCGTGGCCGGATTGGCGGTGGTGCCCGTAACCCGCGATATGCTCACGCCCCAGCTGCGGGTTCTGGACGAACGAAGCGGTATGCCGGCCCTGCAATCCATTGAGATGGCCCTGCATCGGCCGTCGGGCCGTCCGACTGAACCGGCCCGGCAGATGGCAGAGCTGATCCGGGAACATCTGGCGGGAGATGGCTGA
- a CDS encoding DsbA family oxidoreductase produces the protein MKTINIDIVSDIACPWCAIGYARLEQAMKQLADDYEFGLQWHAFELNPDHTGEGEPILPALARKYGRSEEEMRATQNQMMTIARDLGLNFEKMQERFTCNTFDAHRLVKWAAEQGKQTEMKQALFEAYFGKAEDVSDQDVLLACVESLGLDRARAKQILDSDEFANVVREDEATYQQAGVSSVPAFIVNGKYLISGAQEPDTLVQAFEEISAKPE, from the coding sequence ATGAAAACGATCAACATCGACATTGTTTCCGACATCGCCTGCCCCTGGTGCGCGATTGGTTATGCCCGTCTGGAACAGGCCATGAAACAGTTGGCGGATGATTACGAATTCGGCCTTCAGTGGCATGCCTTTGAACTCAACCCGGATCACACTGGCGAGGGCGAGCCCATCCTCCCGGCTCTGGCACGCAAGTACGGCCGTAGTGAGGAGGAAATGCGCGCCACCCAGAACCAGATGATGACGATTGCTAGGGATCTCGGACTTAATTTTGAAAAGATGCAGGAGCGTTTCACCTGCAATACCTTCGACGCCCATCGGCTGGTGAAGTGGGCGGCTGAGCAGGGCAAGCAGACGGAAATGAAGCAGGCGCTCTTCGAGGCTTACTTTGGAAAGGCGGAAGACGTTTCAGACCAGGACGTGTTGCTGGCCTGTGTCGAGAGCCTGGGGCTGGACCGCGCGAGGGCAAAGCAGATTCTGGATTCCGATGAATTCGCCAACGTGGTACGCGAGGATGAAGCAACTTATCAACAGGCTGGTGTTTCTTCGGTGCCGGCCTTCATCGTGAACGGCAAATACCTGATCTCCGGCGCCCAGGAACCCGACACCCTGGTTCAGGCATTCGAAGAAATCAGCGCAAAGCCTGAGTGA